A section of the Pimelobacter simplex genome encodes:
- a CDS encoding DNA-formamidopyrimidine glycosylase family protein, which yields MPEGDAVRRTADRLDRALAGATLTHSDFRVPQLATTDLTGAVVDRTATHGKHLLTRLTTADGVPLTLHTHLKMEGSWRVVRAGERWSRPAHEARVALRTERVEAVGFLLGVVELLPTADEASAVGHLGPDLLGPWTPADEATALGRLTAVPDRVLGEALLDQTVVAGIGTIWLSETCFVQGAHPLGPVSAVADPLRLLRRARALLRAGLEHGQPLTTGDRRDPVWVYRRQRRPCLRCRTTIEAGPVGPPGRERTTYWCPRCQPAAAAAPPPGA from the coding sequence GTGCCCGAGGGAGACGCGGTCCGCCGTACCGCCGACCGGCTCGACCGGGCGCTCGCCGGAGCGACGCTCACCCACAGCGACTTCCGGGTGCCCCAGCTCGCCACCACCGACCTGACCGGGGCCGTCGTCGACCGGACCGCCACCCACGGCAAGCACCTCCTCACCCGGCTCACCACCGCCGACGGCGTCCCGCTCACGCTGCACACCCACCTCAAGATGGAGGGCAGCTGGCGGGTGGTCCGGGCCGGCGAGCGCTGGTCCCGGCCGGCCCACGAGGCCCGGGTCGCGCTGCGGACCGAGCGGGTCGAGGCGGTCGGCTTCCTGCTCGGCGTGGTCGAGCTGCTGCCCACCGCCGACGAGGCGAGCGCCGTCGGACACCTCGGCCCCGACCTGCTCGGCCCCTGGACGCCCGCCGACGAGGCGACCGCGCTGGGCCGGCTGACAGCCGTACCCGACCGGGTCCTCGGCGAGGCCCTCCTCGACCAGACCGTGGTCGCCGGGATCGGCACCATCTGGCTCTCCGAGACCTGCTTCGTCCAGGGCGCCCACCCGCTCGGCCCCGTCAGTGCGGTCGCCGACCCGCTCCGCCTGCTCCGGCGGGCCCGCGCCCTGCTCCGGGCCGGGCTCGAGCACGGCCAACCGCTGACCACGGGCGACCGGCGCGACCCGGTCTGGGTCTACCGGCGCCAGCGCCGCCCCTGCCTGCGTTGCCGGACGACGATCGAGGCCGGTCCGGTCGGCCCACCCGGCCGGGAGCGGACCACCTACTGGTGCCCGCGCTGCCAACCGGCGGCCGCCGCGGCCCCGCCGCCCGGCGCGTGA
- the htpX gene encoding zinc metalloprotease HtpX, translated as MHRHFNGLKTAGLFGAIFALLLAVGGLIAAATGSSAFIWIFALIGVGTTAYGYWNSDKLAIKAMHAYPVTESQQPAMYRIVRELSTAANQPMPALFVSPTQAPNAFATGRNPQNAAVCCTEGILGLLDERELRGVLGHELMHVYNRDILTGSVAAAVAGVISSVAQFLAFSSIFGGGSNDERPNPLVMIGTALLAPFAAAVIQMAISRTREYDADEDGARLTGDPLALASALRKLESGTARAPLAPTPQLQNASHMMIANPFRAADVQRMFSTHPPMDERIARLENMARQR; from the coding sequence ATGCACCGCCATTTCAACGGGCTCAAGACCGCGGGCCTCTTCGGCGCGATCTTCGCGCTGCTGCTCGCCGTCGGCGGCCTCATCGCCGCTGCCACGGGCAGCTCCGCCTTCATCTGGATCTTCGCGCTCATCGGTGTGGGTACCACGGCCTACGGCTACTGGAACTCCGACAAGCTGGCCATCAAGGCGATGCACGCCTACCCGGTCACCGAGTCCCAGCAGCCGGCGATGTACCGCATCGTCCGCGAGCTCTCCACCGCCGCGAACCAGCCGATGCCGGCCCTGTTCGTCTCCCCCACCCAGGCGCCCAACGCCTTCGCCACCGGCCGCAACCCGCAGAACGCCGCCGTGTGCTGCACCGAGGGCATCCTCGGCCTGCTCGACGAGCGCGAGCTGCGCGGCGTGCTGGGGCACGAGCTGATGCACGTCTACAACCGCGACATCCTCACCGGCTCGGTCGCGGCGGCCGTCGCCGGCGTGATCAGCTCGGTGGCGCAGTTCCTCGCCTTCTCGTCGATCTTCGGCGGCGGCAGCAACGACGAGCGGCCCAACCCGCTGGTGATGATCGGTACGGCGCTGCTCGCCCCCTTCGCCGCCGCGGTCATCCAGATGGCGATCAGCCGCACCCGCGAGTACGACGCCGACGAGGACGGCGCCCGCCTGACCGGCGACCCGCTGGCCCTGGCCTCGGCGCTGCGCAAGCTCGAGTCCGGGACCGCCCGCGCCCCGCTCGCGCCCACCCCGCAGCTGCAGAACGCGAGCCACATGATGATCGCGAACCCGTTCCGGGCCGCCGACGTCCAGCGGATGTTCTCGACCCACCCGCCGATGGACGAGCGGATCGCCCGCCTGGAGAACATGGCCCGCCAGCGCTGA
- a CDS encoding helix-turn-helix domain-containing protein, whose product MEMVLFRRSLGDILRSRRAELGLTLREVSGAARVSLGYISEIERGQKEASSELLASLCEALDVPLSDVLRDVADAVALEEAALLGPVPTPIAPRRAGEVVASAA is encoded by the coding sequence ATCGAGATGGTGCTCTTCCGCCGCTCGCTCGGTGACATCCTGCGCAGCCGCCGTGCTGAGCTCGGGCTGACCCTCCGCGAGGTCTCCGGCGCTGCTCGGGTCAGCCTCGGCTACATCTCGGAGATCGAGCGTGGCCAGAAGGAGGCGTCCTCCGAGCTGCTCGCCTCGCTGTGCGAGGCCCTCGACGTCCCGCTGTCCGACGTCCTGCGCGACGTCGCCGACGCGGTCGCGCTCGAGGAGGCCGCCCTGCTCGGCCCCGTGCCCACGCCGATCGCGCCGCGGCGCGCCGGCGAGGTCGTCGCCTCCGCCGCCTGA
- a CDS encoding CinA family protein, producing the protein MGSPAEALVHALRERGATVATAESLTGGRLAARLTEVPGASQVFVGGVVSYQTQVKVEVLGVPQALVDTDGVISAACARAMAEGARRLVGSSYALSTTGVAGPDRQEDQPVGTVYVGLAGPEGTQVLALRLSGGRGAIQDATVVAALTALSEELTAVSAAGRPAEDSGLG; encoded by the coding sequence GTGGGTTCACCGGCCGAGGCTCTTGTCCATGCCCTGCGCGAGCGCGGGGCGACGGTGGCGACCGCCGAGTCGCTCACCGGCGGCCGGCTGGCGGCGCGGCTGACCGAGGTCCCCGGAGCGTCCCAGGTCTTCGTCGGGGGAGTGGTGAGCTACCAGACGCAGGTCAAGGTCGAGGTGCTCGGCGTCCCGCAGGCGCTCGTCGACACCGACGGCGTCATCTCGGCTGCCTGTGCCCGGGCGATGGCCGAGGGTGCGCGCCGCCTGGTCGGCTCGTCGTACGCGCTGAGCACGACGGGCGTGGCCGGTCCGGACCGCCAGGAGGACCAGCCCGTCGGCACCGTGTACGTCGGCCTGGCCGGCCCCGAGGGCACCCAGGTCCTCGCGCTCCGGCTCAGCGGCGGCCGCGGCGCGATCCAGGACGCGACCGTCGTCGCGGCCCTCACCGCCCTGAGCGAGGAGCTCACCGCAGTCTCAGCGGCCGGGCGTCCCGCGGAAGATTCGGGGCTCGGGTAG